The Malus domestica chromosome 13, GDT2T_hap1 genome includes a window with the following:
- the LOC103414362 gene encoding lignin-forming anionic peroxidase-like has translation MRMSFPFFSGHGNVAAVALVMLVFMSTTSEAQLSSTFYDKTCPTALTTIKNAIRTAVSSERRMAASLIRLHFHDCFVQGCDASILLDDAPSITSEKGAFQNNGSVRGFEVIDKAKAEVEKVCPGVVSCADILAVAARDASVAVSGPSWTVKLGRRDSTTASQNLAESSLPLFTDSLDSLRERFGDLGLNARDLVALSGAHTIGQARCVTFRGRIYNASDIDSNFATTRKRRCPADANNGDANLAPLELVTPNSFDNNYYKNLIQKKGLLESDQVLFSGGSTDSIVSEYSSKPATFKADFITAMIKMGDINPLTGSAGEVRRICSALN, from the exons ATGAGGATGTCTTTCCCCTTCTTTTCCGGCCATGGAAATGTCGCAGCTGTTGCACTCGTGATGTTGGTTTTCATGAGCACAACAAGCGAAGCCCAATTATCTTctacattttatgacaaaaccTGTCCAACCGCTCTTACCACTATAAAAAATGCCATAAGAACAGCTGTTTCCAGTGAAAGGCGGATGGCCGCGTCCCTAATCCGCCTCCACTTCCATGATTGCTTTGTCCAG GGTTGTGACGCATCAATCTTACTTGATGACGCTCCTTCTATCACAAGTGAAAAGGGCGCATTTCAAAACAACGGTTCTGTGAGAGGCTTTGAAGTCATAGATAAAGCAAAAGCTGAAGTAGAGAAGGTCTGCCCTGGTGTCGTATCTTGCGCAGATATTCTCGCTGTAGCCGCTCGGGATGCATCCGTTGCCGTGAGCGGTCCATCTTGGACGGTGAAACTTGGAAGAAGAGATTCCACCACAGCAAGCCAAAACCTAGCTGAAAGTTCACTTCCACTTTTCACAGACAGCCTTGACAGCCTGAGAGAGCGATTTGGCGACTTAGGCCTCAACGCGAGAGATTTGGTTGCACTGTCAGGTGCACATACAATTGGACAGGCTCGTTGCGTTACATTCCGTGGCAGGATTTACAATGCAAGTGACATCGATTCTAACTTTGCCACTACTCGCAAACGTCGTTGTCCAGCTGATGCAAACAACGGCGATGCAAATTTGGCACCGCTCGAGTTGGTGACACCGAACTCATTTGACAACAATTACTACAAGAATTTGATTCAGAAGAAGGGTCTTCTTGAATCGGATCAAGTTCTTTTTAGTGGAGGTTCCACAGACAGCATCGTCTCCGAGTACAGTTCCAAGCCCGCAACTTTTAAGGCTGATTTTATCACCGCTATGATTAAAATGGGAGACATTAATCCTCTCACCGGTTCAGCTGGAGAGGTCAGAAGGATTTGCAGTGCTCTCAACTAA
- the LOC103414363 gene encoding lignin-forming anionic peroxidase-like yields MRMSFPFFSGHGNVAAVALVMLVFMSTTSEAQLSSTFYDKTCPNALTTIKNAIRTAVSSERRMAASLIRLHFHDCFVQGCDASILLDDAPSITSEKGAFQNNGSVRGFEVIDKAKAEVEKVCPGVVSCADILAVAARDASVAVSGPSWTVKLGRRDSTTASQILAESSLPLFTDSLDRLRERFGDLGLNARDLVALSGAHTIGQARCVTFRGRIYNNASDIDSNFATTRKRRCPADANNGDANLAPLELVTPNSFDNNYYKNLIQKKGLLESDQVLFSGGSTDSIVSEYSSKPATFKADFITAMIKMGDINPLTGSAGEVRRICSALN; encoded by the exons ATGAGGATgtctttccctttcttttccgGCCATGGAAATGTCGCTGCTGTTGCACTCGTGATGTTGGTTTTCATGAGCACAACAAGCGAAGCGCAATTATCTTctacattttatgacaaaaccTGTCCAAACGCTCTTACCACTATAAAAAATGCCATAAGAACAGCTGTTTCCAGTGAAAGGCGGATGGCCGCGTCCCTAATCCGCCTCCATTTCCATGATTGTTTTGTCCAG ggttgtgatGCATCAATCTTACTAGATGACGCTCCTTCTATCACAAGTGAAAAGGGCGCATTTCAAAACAACGGTTCTGTGAGAGGCTTTGAAGTCATAGATAAAGCAAAAGCTGAAGTGGAGAAGGTCTGCCCTGGTGTCGTATCTTGCGCAGATATTCTCGCTGTAGCCGCTCGGGATGCATCCGTTGCCGTGAGCGGTCCATCTTGGACGGTGAAACTGGGAAGAAGAGATTCCACCACAGCAAGCCAAATCCTAGCTGAAAGTTCACTTCCACTTTTCACAGACAGCCTTGACCGCCTTAGAGAGCGATTTGGCGACTTAGGCCTCAACGCGAGAGATTTGGTTGCACTGTCAGGTGCACACACAATTGGACAGGCTCGCTGCGTTACATTCCGTGGCAGAATTTACAACAATGCAAGTGACATCGATTCTAACTTTGCCACTACTCGCAAACGTCGTTGTCCAGCTGACGCAAACAATGGTGATGCAAATTTGGCACCGCTCGAGTTGGTGACACCGAACTCATTTGACAACAATTACTACAAGAATTTGATTCAGAAGAAGGGTCTTCTTGAATCGGATCAAGTTCTTTTTAGTGGAGGTTCCACAGACAGCATCGTCTCCGAGTACAGTTCCAAGCCCGCAACTTTTAAGGCTGATTTTATCACCGCTATGATTAAAATGGGAGACATTAATCCTCTCACCGGTTCAGCTGGAGAGGTCAGAAGGATTTGCAGTGCTCTCAACTAA
- the LOC103452219 gene encoding uncharacterized protein, which yields MVNVALIWCNRTTHKASSLYDNQGLACIALQYIKAYQGDCDAVGGPDAKKPPGSAFAETFAPNCGVQTSTLAPIPCRLIGCQSRYVHADEAFSKILIENSKALDILYDKNNIEVGTAVSGSDGGAPYFWCVLFSSGKTNITFVTNGGEAKITRPGCFSGANDDCSESNHPASGADDWSRSSRLWPFSSRL from the coding sequence atGGTAAATGTAGCACTCATTTGGTGCAACAGAACTACACACAAAGCATCATCCCTCTACGACAACCAGGGTTTGGCGTGCATTGCCCTGCAGTACATAAAAGCGTACCAAGGTGACTGCGATGCTGTAGGAGGGCCCGACGCCAAGAAGCCTCCTGGTTCTGCATTTGCCGAAACATTTGCTCCCAACTGTGGTGTTCAAACCTCAACCCTCGCTCCAATCCCCTGTCGTTTAATTGGCTGCCAGTCTAGATATGTCCACGCTGACGAAGCATTTTCGAAAATCTTGATTGAAAACAGCAAGGCCTTGGACATTCTCTACGATAAGAACAACATTGAAGTGGGAACTGCTGTGAGTGGCAGTGATGGTGGAGCTCCATATTTCTGGTGCGTGTTGTTCAGCAGCGGAAAAACTAACATCACCTTTGTAACGAATGGAGGTGAGGCTAAAATAACAAGGCCCGGATGCTTTAGTGGTGCTAATGACGATTGCAGTGAATCTAATCACCCGGCCAGTGGTGCCGATGATTGGTCTAGAAGCAGTCGTCTGTGGCCATTTTCATCACGGCTCTGA
- the LOC139190415 gene encoding uncharacterized protein yields MGRTTVMEFLMWFCFAIEALYTNEYLRTPTPRDMRRLMRKVFDELLQGKSPRCTYWVNGTPYEGSYYLAYGIYPKWSTLVKTMPHPYTEKEKHFVKCQEGCRKDVERCFGILQARWAIVRAAAIMFDVEALRYIMMTCIILHNMIVEDEYDYDAVDEYESDPINNSQTRIYCAYDNTEDPVGHDPLERDGRYNELIV; encoded by the exons ATGGGAAGAACAACTGTTATGGAGTTCCTAATGTGGTTTTGCTTTGCAATTGAAGCCCTCTACACTAATGAGTACCTCCGAACACCCACGCCAAGGGACATGCGAAGGCTTATGAGGAAGG tgttcgacGAACTGTTGCAAGGAAAATCGCCGAGATGCACATATTGGGTTAATGGTACCCCATACGAGGGATCATACTACCTTGCATATGGCATTTACCCAAAGTGGTCAACGCTTGTCAAAACAATGCCACATCCATAtactgaaaaggaaaaacacttcgtaaaatgtcaagaagggtgtaggaaggatgtcgagcgttgttttggtatcctgcaagctcgttgggcgattgtCAGGGCTGCAGCTATaatgtttgatgtcgaggctcttcgatacatcatgatgacgtgtattattctccacaacatgattgttgaagatgagtacgattatgatgcCGTCGATGAATATGAGTCGGATCCGATCAACAACTCACAAACACGTATCTACTGTGCTTATGACAATACCGAAGATCCCGTGGGACACGACCCGTTGGAacgggatggacgttacaatgaattgatcgttTAG
- the LOC103414200 gene encoding pentatricopeptide repeat-containing protein At5g13770, chloroplastic-like, translated as MSIASSAATSADWSSACVISSKNPHKFHFLASFKTHLFYSINPTCYSNNLRVFNANLTNFPVIELDLKLQNSPEECPAPTPGAEDSNDFICGLFQNPQTEECAYDHYEKARKKPEFRPNKSTLEQLIRYLIRSNKWGLFISVFEDFKNYEVVPDGYTCSRLVTSCIRARKFKIVRILLDVFSDHGDEVAVPAFDSTMRGYNELHMFKSTISVFERMESDGITANSGCYCRIMEAYMKKGDCRKVNELFEEMKSRELDLVPFSTQIYGILCESLCKLGQPFEALEIFRSVTERGVYLESSKIYSLLICSFASIREVGVAEELFEEGESKKLLKDPSLFLKMISMYVEEGLTEKTLGVVKVMKGANIRVSDNICCAVVSGFSRKNRLLTAVKFFEDLVSMGCQPGQVTYASIINVYCRLGLNSKAEMVFEEMEEKGFGKCAVAYSSMVVMYGKTGRPRDAMRLVAKMKERGCKPNVWIYNSLMDMHGRDKNLRQVSKIWTEMKRRKVVPDKVSYTTVISAYNKAGEFEMCMKYYHEFRVHGGVLDKALAGMMVGIFSKTGRIDELVKLLRDMKSEGMALDGRLYRSALNALTDSGLEMQVKWLQGSFKVT; from the coding sequence ATGTCCATCGCCAGTTCTGCTGCAACTTCAGCAGACTGGTCTTCTGCTTGCGTGATCTCATCCAAAAATCCTCACAAATTTCACTTCCTCGCATCATTCAAAACCCATTTATTCTATTCCATTAATCCCACTTGCTATAGCAATAATCTCCGAGTTTTCAATGCAAATTTAACCAATTTTCccgtcattgaattggacttgaAGTTACAAAACTCCCCAGAAGAATGTCCAGCTCCAACGCCGGGTGCCGAGGACTCGAACGATTTCATATGTGGCTTGTTTCAGAATCCTCAGACGGAAGAATGCGCCTACGATCACTACGAGAAAGCCCGAAAGAAGCCTGAATTCAGACCAAACAAATCGACATTGGAGCAGCTGATAAGGTACTTGATCCGTTCCAATAAATGGGGTTTGTTTATTTCGGTTTTTGAGGATTTTAAGAATTATGAAGTAGTGCCTGATGGCTATACTTGCTCTAGATTGGTCACTAGCTGCATTAGAGCTAGGAAGTTCAAAATTGTTAGGATTTTGCTTGATGTGTTTAGTGATCACGGAGATGAAGTTGCTGTCCCGGCTTTTGATTCGACGATGAGAGGATATAATGAGCTTCATATGTTTAAAAGCACGATTTCCGTGTTTGAACGGATGGAATCCGATGGAATTACTGCGAATTCCGGATGCTATTGCCGGATCATGGAAGCTTATATGAAAAAGGGTGATTGCAGAAAAGTTAATGAATTGTTTGAAGAAATGAAAAGTAGGGAATTAGATTTGGTGCCTTTTTCTACTCAAATATACGGAATTTTATGTGAATCACTGTGCAAATTGGGACAGCCCTTTGAAGCTCTTGAGATTTTCCGAAGTGTGACGGAGAGAGGAGTTTATTTAGAATCTTCAAAGATTTACTCTCTGCTGATTTGTTCATTCGCAAGCATTCGAGAAGTAGGGGTGGCTGAAGAGCTTTTTGAAGAAGGAGAGAGCAAGAAATTGTTGAAGGATCCGagtttgtttttaaaaatgatATCAATGTATGTGGAAGAAGGGTTGACAGAGAAGACTCTCGGAGTAGTTAAGGTGATGAAGGGTGCGAATATCAGGGTTTCCGACAATATATGCTGTGCGGTTGTTAGTGGCTTCTCTAGGAAAAATCGACTCCTGACCGCTGTTAAATTTTTCGAAGATTTGGTGTCGATGGGCTGCCAGCCAGGGCAAGTGACATACGCGTCCATCATCAATGTCTATTGCCGCCTAGGGCTTAACTCGAAGGCGGAAATGGTTTTTGAGGAGATGGAGGAAAAGGGGTTTGGAAAATGTGCTGTGGCATATTCTAGCATGGTTGTGATGTACGGGAAAACAGGGAGGCCAAGAGATGCAATGAGGCTTGTGGCGAAGATGAAAGAAAGAGGGTGTAAGCCGAACGTATGGATATACAATTCTTTGATGGATATGCATGGAAGGGACAAGAATTTGAGGCAGGTTTCGAAGATTTGGACGGAAATGAAGCGAAGGAAGGTAGTGCCGGATAAAGTAAGCTACACGACGGTTATAAGTGCTTACAACAAGGCAGGGGAGTTTGAAATGTGTATGAAATATTACCATGAGTTTAGGGTTCATGGGGGTGTTTTGGACAAGGCTTTGGCTGGAATGATGGTTGGGATTTTTTCGAAGACGGGCCGGATTGATGAgctggtgaagcttttgagagatATGAAATCGGAAGGGATGGCGTTGGATGGGAGGCTTTACCGGTCAGCCTTGAATGCTTTGACAGATTCGGGGCTGGAAATGCAGGTAAAATGGCTGCAAGGTAGCTTTAAGGTTACATAG
- the LOC103423714 gene encoding DEAD-box ATP-dependent RNA helicase 32-like produces the protein MRKPKSKCSRKQKDLSELQEIELLNSWIESQKPDCGSNPMSLPALPSDAPVGRPGDTLFSPYAGGTRFEQLPVSKKTKDALRQCKYVEMTDIQRASLPHALCGRDILGAAKTGSGKTLAFVIPLVEKLYRERWGPQDGVGSIIISPTREIADQTFDVLKLVGRHHNFSAGLLIGGRKVEEEKEHVNDLNILVCTPGRLLQHMDETPNFDCSQLQVLVLDEADRILDVGFKDTLNAIISQLPKKRQTFLFSATQTKSVKDLARLSLKDPEYLSVHEKAVTATPTLLQQAAVIVSLDKKLDVLWSFIKTHLNYRILVFLSTRKQVKFVYEAFKKLRPGIPLKCLHGKMKQEGRMGTYSQFSEKRCVLFSTDVASRGLDFNKAVDWVVQVDCPDDVASYIHRVGRTARYQSKGQSLLFLMPSEVKMLEKLKEAKIPIKSTQANPDKLQPVSGLLASLLVKYPDPLQGLAKRAFITYVKSIQKQKDKEIFDVTNLPVEEFSASLGLPMTPKIRFANQKIKSKKVPELFPLVEPESWDKEDRLELPKEELDIGDFMEEDGEEDALVRNATANEAEGEGRKIEDIIPATRVSKKKKLKINIHRPVGTRVVFDEEGNTLPPLARLADINTSGLPDEIHDMKNDYYKKLREDMKVVDKEDKVLDRQRRREKRLKHKMKLKRGNTEEDSEDNLSDSEGEPAEDRPRKKSKIYFGSDDEGEREESKKKLGFTADSMSLEEQEALALKLLNSMHS, from the exons ATGAGAAAACCCAAATCGAAGTGCTCCCGCAAGCAAAAGGACCTCTCGGAGCTCCAGGAAATCGAGCTTCTGAATTCATGGATTGAATCCCAGAAACCCGATTGTGGCTCCAACCCCATGTCTCTCCCCGCCTTGCCCTCCGACGCCCCCGTCGGCCGTCCCGGTGACACCTTATTTTCTCCCTACGCCGGCGGCACCAGATTCGAGCAGCTGCCCGTCTCTAAGAAGACAAAGGACGCCCTGCGCCAGTGCAAGTACGTTGAAATGACAGATATTCAGAGGGCTTCTTTGCCCCATGCGCTGTGTGGCAGAGATATTCTCGGCGCCGCCAAGACCGGGTCGGGAAAGACTTTGGCTTTTGTTATTCCG cTTGTGGAAAAATTGTATAGAGAAAGATGGGGACCTCAGGATGGGGTAGGCAGCATCATAATATCTCCAACAAGGGAGATAGCTGACCAAACTTTTGATGTGTTAAAATTGGTTGGGAGGCACCATAACTTTAGTGCTGGTCTTCTAATTGGTGGTCGCAAAGTTGAAGAAGAGAAGGAGCACGTAAATGACCTGAACATACTGGTTTGCACTCCAGGACGGCTTCTTCAGCACATGGatgaaaccccaaattttgaTTGCTCACAACTTCAGGTTTTGGTCCTTGATGAGGCAGATCGTATTCTTGATGTCGGATTTAAGGACACACTGAATGCAATCATTTCACAGCTACCTAAAAAAAGACAAACGTTTCTCTTCTCAGCAACTCAAACAAAGTCGGTTAAAGATCTTGCAAGACTCAGTTTGAAGGATCCAGAATATCTCAGTGTGCATGAGAAGGCTGTGACAGCGACTCCTACTCTTTTGCAGCAGGCGGCAGTCATCGTTTCACTTGACAAAAAATTAGACGTGTTGTGGAGCTTCATAAAGACACATCTAAATTATAGAATTCTAGTGTTTCTATCAACCCGCAAACAG GTAAAGTTTGTCTATGAAGCATTTAAAAAGCTCCGTCCTGGAATACCCTTGAAGTGTCTTCATGGTAAGATGAAGCAAGAGGGACGAATGGGAACGTACTCACAGTTTTCTGAAAAACGTTGTGTTCTCTTCTCAACTGATGTGGCTTCAAGAGGCCTTGATTTCAACAAGGCAGTTGACTGGGTTGTTCAG GTGGACTGCCCAGACGATGTTGCATCTTACATACACAGAGTTGGACGAACTGCTCGTTATCAATCTAAAGGGCAATCACTTTTATTTCTGATGCCTTCAGAAGTAAAAATGCTTGAGAAATTGAAGGAGGCAAAAATACCTATTAAGTCCACCCAg GCTAACCCGGATAAACTGCAACCAGTGTCTGGGTTGTTAGCATCTTTGCTAGTCAAGTACCCAGATCCACTTCAGGGTCTAGCTAAAAGGGCATTTATCACGTACGTGAAATCTATTCAAAAGCAGAAGGACAAAGAGATTTTTGATGTTACGAATTTACCAGTTGAAGAATTTTCAGCATCACTGGGTCTACCAATGACTCCTAAAATTCGTTTTGCAAACCAGAAAATCAAGTCGAAGAAAGTGCCTGAATTATTTCCCCTTGTTGAACCAGAAAGTTGGGACAAGGAGGATAGGTTGGAGCTTCCAAAAGAGGAGCTCGATATTGGTGATTTTATGGAAGAGGACGGGGAGGAAGATGCTCTTGTAAGAAATGCTACTGCAAATGAGGCAGAGGGGGAAGGACGAAAAATCGAAGATATTAT aCCGGCTACTCGGGTTTCGAAGAAAAAGAAGTTAAAGATCAATATCCATAGGCCAGTGGGGACTAGAGTCGTCTTTGATGAGGAAGGCAACACGCTACCTCCATTAGCAAGGCTGGCTGATATCAATACCAGTGGTCTGCCTGATGAAATTCATG ACATGAAAAATGACTATTACAAGAAGCTTAGGGAAGATATGAAGGTGGTGGACAAGGAAGACAAGGTTCTAGACCGCCAGCGTCGGCGTGAGAAACGTTTGAAGCATAAGATGAAGTTGAAGAGAGGAAACACAGAAGAAGATTCGGAGGATAATCTTTCTGATTCAGAAGGAGAACCAGCTGAGGATCGACCCCGCAAAAAGTCGAAGATATACTTTGGTAGTGATGATGAAGGTGAGAGAGAAGAAAGTAAGAAGAAACTGGGTTTCACTGCTGACTCAATGTCTTTAGAGGAACAAGAAGCTTTGGCTCTCAAATTATTAAATTCCATGCACTCATAA